The proteins below come from a single Nitrospirota bacterium genomic window:
- a CDS encoding beta-ketoacyl-[acyl-carrier-protein] synthase family protein yields the protein MKNTGVLITGLGVISAAGTGISATLDSFRQRQRNAGPVSIFNTSLTCPVFEVKQIPDEFIIGKNRTLSLALCAVDAALKDAALGDLTKLRVGVCIGTTVASQLNDLEFYKSYRDTGDAPMEVADRYLKSNVAEFIARKTKARGPALTVVNACSSGTDAIGAAFSWLKNGLCDIAIAGGADELNLVPLCGFSSLGIVNQGLCAPFDRDRKGLNLGEGAGVLILERADSAKSRNIYSDICVMGYGASADAYHLTAPKPDGAGLEASIIKALSEAGIKPSEISFVNAHGTGTTDNDLVEGKVLGRIFGNDIKMLSTKGFTGHTLGAAGGLESAFTAAGLREGWIPASIGFKNKDDSIPVMPVMKETKINGRFALSTSLAFGGNNAALLLGRL from the coding sequence ATGAAAAATACCGGCGTCCTGATTACCGGGCTCGGAGTTATATCCGCAGCCGGAACAGGTATTTCAGCGACACTTGATTCATTCAGGCAAAGACAAAGAAATGCCGGGCCTGTCTCGATCTTTAATACCTCTCTGACATGCCCGGTCTTTGAAGTCAAACAAATTCCTGATGAATTTATCATCGGGAAAAACAGGACGCTGAGTCTGGCCTTATGCGCAGTTGATGCAGCGCTTAAAGATGCAGCTCTCGGAGATTTAACCAAACTTCGCGTTGGTGTTTGTATAGGCACAACAGTCGCAAGCCAGCTTAATGATCTTGAATTCTACAAATCTTATCGTGATACCGGCGATGCTCCGATGGAAGTGGCGGACAGATACCTTAAGAGCAATGTCGCTGAATTCATCGCACGCAAGACCAAGGCTCGTGGGCCTGCACTGACCGTGGTTAACGCCTGTTCCTCAGGCACTGACGCTATTGGCGCGGCCTTCTCATGGCTTAAGAACGGTCTTTGCGATATTGCCATAGCAGGCGGAGCAGATGAATTAAATCTGGTCCCTCTTTGCGGTTTCAGTTCCCTTGGTATTGTCAATCAGGGTTTGTGCGCGCCATTTGATCGTGACCGAAAGGGACTGAATTTAGGAGAAGGAGCAGGTGTCCTGATATTGGAAAGAGCAGATTCTGCAAAGTCCAGAAATATATATTCAGATATCTGTGTTATGGGTTATGGAGCATCAGCTGATGCTTATCATCTTACTGCTCCAAAGCCTGATGGCGCAGGGCTTGAGGCTTCTATTATTAAAGCGCTGTCAGAGGCTGGAATAAAACCCTCTGAAATAAGTTTTGTTAATGCACATGGCACGGGAACGACAGATAATGATCTGGTTGAGGGCAAAGTGCTTGGACGGATATTCGGAAATGATATTAAAATGTTATCGACAAAGGGTTTTACAGGACATACTCTTGGAGCAGCAGGAGGGCTTGAGTCGGCTTTTACAGCCGCCGGCCTGCGCGAGGGCTGGATACCTGCGAGCATTGGTTTTAAGAATAAGGACGATTCAATCCCTGTTATGCCTGTGATGAAAGAGACAAAGATTAATGGAAGGTTCGCACTGTCAACATCCCTTGCCTTTGGAGGAAATAACGCAGCGCTTTTATTGGGGAGATTGTAA
- a CDS encoding polysaccharide deacetylase family protein produces the protein MKKFITFVIAVLLISSCSSLGRKDSSQEKGFVPLLTFIFDDGNDTDYSIAKEVFKQHNATAGFAITTGWLNTKNHLSISQLQELQNDGFEIMSHTVSHPDLKSLDDKQIESELSASKAALEGLGIKVKNIVYPYNKNNSHVKDIVSKYYRSARGGRSMLNPAELDRYELKSYSFSHNTKKMKALIDIAFIERKWLIIYHHNIDIKVRVSPGNSGSFLPGEELLFSPSGARGRYSKELFSWLYYVPVSGTPHTGDTIAGQASGATSYLIEILYNEIEELGELIDYAHSSYPDMKIVTIDQGLDIYNIK, from the coding sequence ATGAAGAAATTTATAACCTTTGTCATAGCTGTCTTGCTGATATCTTCTTGCAGCAGCCTTGGCAGAAAAGATTCCTCTCAGGAAAAGGGGTTTGTCCCTTTGCTCACCTTTATTTTTGACGACGGGAACGATACGGATTATTCTATTGCAAAAGAGGTATTTAAACAACATAATGCAACAGCAGGTTTTGCAATTACTACAGGCTGGTTAAACACGAAAAATCATCTGAGCATTTCCCAGCTACAGGAACTTCAGAATGATGGTTTCGAGATAATGAGCCATACTGTGTCGCATCCTGACCTTAAAAGCCTTGATGATAAGCAGATCGAATCCGAATTATCTGCATCGAAGGCAGCTCTTGAAGGCTTGGGTATCAAAGTTAAAAACATAGTCTACCCTTATAATAAGAATAACAGTCATGTTAAAGATATTGTGAGCAAATATTACAGGTCTGCAAGGGGAGGACGGAGTATGCTGAACCCTGCAGAATTGGACAGATATGAACTTAAATCCTACTCCTTCAGCCACAATACAAAAAAGATGAAGGCGCTTATCGACATAGCGTTTATTGAGAGGAAATGGCTTATCATCTACCATCATAATATCGATATCAAAGTCAGAGTTTCTCCCGGCAACAGCGGCTCTTTCCTGCCCGGAGAAGAACTCCTATTCAGCCCTTCAGGTGCGAGAGGCAGATACAGCAAAGAGCTTTTTTCATGGCTGTATTATGTCCCTGTATCAGGAACACCTCATACAGGAGACACCATCGCTGGTCAAGCCAGCGGGGCGACCTCTTATCTAATTGAAATACTATACAATGAAATTGAAGAGCTTGGAGAACTCATCGACTATGCGCACTCCAGCTATCCAGATATGAAGATTGTAACAATAGACCAAGGGCTGGACATATATAATATAAAATGA
- a CDS encoding radical SAM protein — MEENEVLNVIRNELFYGSADYTKSQPDLFIPHRFKILAPSQVDSFLEKVKESLIEEEILLYVHLPFCFSECLFCNSFPHKTDKKAQEDYLINLLKEIELLSKYGLFKGKKAKGIYLGGGTPTSFSNYDIKLILNKLSSCIDLSENCSVTSEAHPSTLSDKQRIRELGDIGITRLSIGCQTFDQKVLLLCNRKNTEGQIERIVKDVQDAGMSINIDMMTGLPGQTIEGVKKDLEILGGIRPDSVEYIRHEIVNPLVVKLYKDNPGLVVDNDTLFQMVCITQEWMSANGYEQNGRFTDDKQWGYRYHWLKEMPIIALGSRARSYTKTICYDKHEELSVYSNIIRKEGLPIGRYISLTPREQMYRSLLLNIQVKRGLDIKQFQDRFTADPLDVFSSLFSRLSEYGCLKQEGGAINLTKYGAYFVEDVCDYIIDAVLKEESKSLARTPHSEGGTSSRLC, encoded by the coding sequence ATGGAAGAAAATGAAGTGCTAAACGTCATAAGAAATGAACTCTTTTATGGTTCTGCAGATTACACAAAGAGCCAGCCGGACCTGTTTATTCCTCACAGGTTTAAAATACTTGCACCATCACAGGTAGACAGCTTTCTTGAAAAAGTAAAAGAGAGTTTGATAGAAGAAGAAATATTGTTGTATGTCCACCTCCCTTTCTGCTTTTCTGAATGTTTGTTCTGTAATTCTTTCCCTCACAAGACAGATAAGAAAGCTCAAGAGGATTATTTAATTAATTTACTGAAAGAGATTGAACTTTTATCGAAGTATGGACTTTTTAAGGGCAAGAAGGCAAAAGGCATATATCTTGGCGGCGGGACCCCTACATCATTTTCTAACTATGATATTAAGCTTATATTGAATAAGCTCTCATCATGTATAGATTTATCTGAAAACTGTAGTGTTACTTCTGAAGCGCATCCATCCACTTTGTCTGACAAACAAAGAATAAGGGAATTAGGTGATATCGGCATAACCAGATTAAGTATCGGTTGTCAGACCTTTGACCAAAAGGTGCTTCTACTGTGTAACAGGAAAAATACCGAGGGCCAGATTGAAAGGATTGTTAAAGATGTTCAGGACGCTGGTATGTCAATAAACATTGATATGATGACAGGACTTCCCGGGCAGACTATCGAAGGTGTAAAAAAAGATCTTGAGATATTAGGAGGGATACGTCCGGATTCAGTCGAATATATCAGGCATGAAATAGTAAACCCTCTTGTTGTCAAGCTGTATAAGGACAATCCCGGCCTTGTTGTTGACAATGACACGCTTTTTCAAATGGTGTGTATAACACAAGAATGGATGAGCGCAAATGGATATGAGCAAAATGGACGATTCACTGATGATAAACAATGGGGATACAGATATCATTGGTTAAAGGAAATGCCTATCATAGCGCTCGGTTCACGGGCGCGATCGTATACCAAGACGATTTGCTACGACAAGCATGAAGAGCTTTCTGTGTATTCAAATATTATCAGAAAGGAGGGGCTGCCTATCGGCAGGTATATTTCTCTTACGCCAAGAGAGCAAATGTACCGGTCGCTTTTGCTCAACATTCAAGTGAAAAGAGGCCTCGATATAAAGCAGTTCCAGGACAGATTTACTGCGGACCCCCTTGATGTTTTTTCTTCGCTGTTTTCAAGGCTTAGCGAATATGGGTGTCTTAAGCAGGAGGGCGGGGCCATAAACTTGACGAAATATGGCGCTTATTTCGTTGAGGATGTTTGTGATTATATTATTGATGCAGTATTAAAAGAAGAATCAAAATCTCTGGCAAGAACTCCTCATTCAGAAGGGGGGACATCTTCAAGGCTATGTTGA
- a CDS encoding acyl carrier protein, whose amino-acid sequence MEENKSAGLAKLRKDLKEMLVNDLSLEDINPEDIKDDEILFGEGLGLDSLDAVEIVVLLQRNFGIEVKDMNKGKEIFYSIDTLANHVYENTKGRT is encoded by the coding sequence ATGGAAGAAAACAAATCAGCAGGATTGGCAAAATTGAGGAAGGATTTAAAGGAGATGCTTGTGAACGACCTGTCACTCGAAGATATTAACCCTGAAGACATCAAAGATGATGAAATTTTATTCGGCGAAGGTCTTGGTCTCGATTCCCTTGACGCTGTTGAGATAGTCGTGCTTCTCCAGCGTAATTTTGGCATTGAGGTGAAGGACATGAATAAGGGAAAGGAAATATTTTATTCCATAGATACCCTTGCGAACCATGTTTATGAGAATACAAAAGGCCGGACTTAA
- a CDS encoding DUF2062 domain-containing protein: protein MLQANNFTDHIWCVVPVYNNGATVRDIASGCRSILKNVLVVDDGSNDADISKLLSGLDVVLLKHDKNMGKGRAILTAAEYIDSRGGKYMITIDGDGQHKPEDIRKFLPLINEDDASVIIGSRDFNTENVPEKSRFGRKFANFWLRIETGVYTDDCQSGFRAYPIKHLRQMKFRGSHYDFEAEVLARAVWAGLCLRTVPISVYYPKPEERVSSFRPFLDNLRISHTHAMLVGRRLLPFPHKRLVVKKGTELSLLRHPGKFIKMSLRENVTPGGLASAAAVGIFFGVLPIFFFHTIVILYVATQLKLNKVVAVNAQHICMPPFVPALCIEVGYFLRWGHWLSDISFATVFKQFSDRLIEWFLGSLIVAPLAALLTGSVVYFVASAFRRRRGLNEPG from the coding sequence ATGCTGCAGGCCAATAACTTTACGGACCATATCTGGTGTGTTGTGCCTGTTTATAACAATGGCGCTACAGTCAGGGACATTGCTTCAGGCTGCCGTTCAATCCTGAAGAATGTGCTGGTAGTTGACGACGGCAGTAATGATGCAGATATTTCAAAACTATTGTCCGGTCTTGATGTTGTTCTGTTGAAACACGATAAAAATATGGGCAAGGGTCGCGCCATATTGACTGCGGCGGAATATATAGACTCGCGCGGCGGAAAGTACATGATAACTATTGACGGAGACGGGCAGCACAAGCCTGAAGATATCAGGAAATTCCTTCCCCTCATCAATGAAGATGATGCCTCTGTTATTATCGGCAGCAGGGATTTCAACACTGAAAACGTTCCGGAAAAAAGCCGGTTCGGAAGAAAATTCGCAAACTTCTGGTTGCGCATTGAAACAGGTGTATATACCGATGATTGTCAGAGCGGGTTCCGTGCCTATCCAATAAAGCATCTCAGGCAGATGAAGTTCAGGGGCTCGCATTATGATTTTGAGGCAGAGGTATTGGCAAGGGCGGTCTGGGCAGGGCTCTGTCTGAGAACAGTACCGATTAGTGTTTACTATCCCAAACCAGAGGAAAGGGTATCGAGTTTCAGGCCTTTTCTGGATAATCTTCGCATCTCGCATACACATGCAATGCTTGTAGGAAGACGCCTCCTCCCTTTCCCTCATAAAAGACTTGTTGTTAAAAAAGGCACTGAACTATCGCTGCTGCGTCACCCCGGAAAGTTCATCAAAATGTCATTAAGGGAAAACGTAACGCCTGGCGGGCTGGCCTCTGCGGCGGCTGTGGGTATTTTCTTCGGTGTGCTGCCTATCTTCTTTTTTCATACGATCGTAATTTTGTATGTAGCCACCCAGCTTAAACTGAATAAAGTTGTTGCGGTCAATGCCCAGCATATCTGCATGCCCCCCTTTGTCCCCGCGCTTTGCATCGAGGTCGGTTATTTCCTCCGCTGGGGCCATTGGCTTTCGGATATATCTTTTGCGACAGTGTTTAAGCAATTCTCTGACAGACTGATAGAATGGTTTCTGGGGTCTCTTATTGTAGCGCCGCTTGCCGCGCTTCTTACGGGCAGCGTTGTGTATTTTGTGGCCTCTGCCTTCAGAAGGCGAAGGGGTCTCAATGAACCCGGGTAA
- a CDS encoding lipid biosynthesis B12-binding/radical SAM protein, which translates to MISSNITMSPYPIYPLGLSMIASALAGAGHEVRQFDFLQQNNSLDALAQEIGAFGPGLIGISVRNIDNVNFMNEQYYIDIVKEIVKKAKEVSEVKVILGGAGFSLVPELILKETGADYGIVGEGERLAINFADNAAAGIYPEERLIGPEIRLTGAEIVSARYDDELMKYYLHSGNIASIQTKRGCTQKCIYCSYPVLEGDSIRKREPRLVVDDIELLRDKHKAKYIFFIDSVFNDSEGAYLDVIEEMRKRNINLPWTGFFKPEGLNDEIVGLMKATGLIAVEIGSDAACDITLRKLGKKFSFQDIVECNDLFARYEIATSHYFMFGGPGETKETVYEGIENVKGLEKSVSFIFMGIRILPNTLLAQIALREKLLSPDNGMLKPVYYISPLVDRKWLEDTLTEAFSKIRHCIFPPDAVDSSLRMLHKLGYSGTMWDMLIPGAKAKKRERHAAGQ; encoded by the coding sequence CTGATATCATCTAATATAACCATGTCTCCATACCCTATATATCCGCTCGGCCTGAGTATGATAGCCTCTGCCTTGGCAGGGGCAGGCCATGAGGTGCGCCAGTTTGATTTCCTTCAGCAGAATAATTCCCTCGATGCACTCGCGCAGGAGATTGGGGCATTCGGTCCCGGGCTGATAGGTATTTCGGTCCGGAACATCGATAACGTCAATTTCATGAATGAGCAGTACTACATAGATATCGTGAAGGAAATTGTGAAGAAGGCAAAAGAAGTCTCTGAGGTAAAGGTTATACTCGGTGGTGCAGGCTTTTCACTTGTTCCGGAATTAATATTAAAAGAAACAGGCGCGGACTACGGTATCGTAGGAGAAGGTGAAAGGCTGGCAATAAATTTTGCGGATAATGCTGCTGCGGGGATATATCCTGAGGAAAGACTGATAGGCCCGGAGATAAGGCTTACGGGGGCAGAGATTGTTTCAGCCAGGTATGACGACGAGTTGATGAAGTATTATCTTCATAGCGGAAATATAGCCTCGATACAGACAAAACGCGGATGTACGCAAAAATGTATTTACTGTTCCTATCCTGTTCTGGAGGGAGACAGCATCCGCAAAAGAGAACCGCGTCTGGTTGTCGATGATATCGAATTGCTCAGGGACAAGCACAAGGCAAAATATATTTTCTTTATTGACTCTGTATTCAATGACTCTGAAGGGGCGTATCTGGATGTGATAGAGGAGATGAGAAAGCGAAACATCAATCTTCCCTGGACAGGATTTTTTAAACCAGAGGGCTTGAACGATGAAATCGTAGGGCTGATGAAAGCGACCGGCCTTATTGCTGTTGAAATAGGTTCTGATGCTGCGTGTGATATTACCTTGCGCAAACTCGGCAAGAAATTCTCTTTTCAGGACATTGTAGAATGCAATGATCTGTTCGCCAGATACGAAATAGCAACATCACATTATTTTATGTTCGGCGGCCCCGGTGAGACAAAAGAGACTGTCTATGAAGGTATAGAGAATGTTAAGGGACTCGAAAAATCTGTATCATTCATATTCATGGGAATAAGAATTCTGCCCAATACCTTACTGGCGCAGATAGCATTAAGAGAAAAGCTGCTCTCTCCTGACAACGGTATGCTGAAACCGGTTTACTATATCTCTCCACTGGTTGACAGAAAATGGCTGGAAGATACTCTGACTGAGGCCTTCTCAAAGATCAGGCATTGTATTTTTCCTCCTGATGCTGTGGACAGCAGTCTCAGGATGCTTCATAAACTGGGCTATTCCGGAACAATGTGGGACATGCTGATTCCCGGGGCAAAGGCTAAAAAAAGGGAGCGGCATGCTGCAGGCCAATAA
- a CDS encoding cobalamin B12-binding domain-containing protein, producing the protein MKIKLIYPKWPKLSRQTEFHLPPHGPVCFAAAVPDNIELSFCDENVQEPDFKEKADLVAISAMLTCQIPRGWEIADRYRAEGIPVIFGGIGTMLHHEETMKHADSVFLGEAEGRFGEVISDLQNKKLKKVYNYLMDFPDTKLIGPARRSILDRELYNYRGVQMVDLIHASRGCRFNCFPCCTPFLGGRKFRPRDINSVIKELEGINNNRLFFVDNSMAQDDNWEKELFRALIPLKKKWISHPIKDDDEILDLAVKAGCWYVYQAIFDTSDHIRNRVKRLQERGIGVEGTIILGMDNHDEDYIKRLVDFLLEINLDLAEFTILTPFPHTPIRKTLEDEGRLLHNDWVHYTGGEVVFKPALMSVDKLQEMYYYAWNTFYKDCSQEVRMAQLFLKVLEKEKAEGTYKRTRLRGDGWKGNKKGERSE; encoded by the coding sequence GTGAAAATAAAACTTATTTATCCAAAATGGCCTAAGTTGAGCAGGCAGACTGAGTTTCATCTCCCTCCGCATGGCCCGGTCTGTTTTGCGGCTGCTGTTCCGGACAACATAGAGCTATCTTTTTGTGATGAGAATGTGCAGGAACCGGACTTTAAAGAAAAGGCCGATCTTGTTGCCATATCCGCTATGCTCACCTGCCAGATACCGAGAGGCTGGGAGATTGCTGACAGGTACAGGGCAGAGGGTATACCTGTCATCTTCGGCGGCATTGGGACAATGCTTCATCATGAAGAAACCATGAAGCACGCTGACTCTGTTTTCCTCGGTGAAGCAGAGGGCCGTTTTGGAGAGGTTATATCAGATCTGCAGAACAAGAAATTAAAGAAGGTCTACAACTACCTGATGGATTTCCCTGATACAAAGCTGATAGGTCCGGCCAGAAGAAGTATTCTGGACCGGGAGTTATATAACTACCGCGGGGTGCAGATGGTCGACCTTATCCACGCTTCCAGAGGGTGCAGGTTCAATTGCTTTCCCTGCTGCACTCCTTTTCTTGGAGGCAGGAAGTTCAGGCCAAGGGACATAAATTCAGTTATAAAAGAACTTGAAGGAATAAATAATAACCGCTTATTTTTTGTGGATAATTCTATGGCGCAGGATGACAACTGGGAGAAGGAATTGTTCCGTGCCCTTATACCGCTTAAGAAAAAATGGATATCTCATCCAATAAAGGATGATGATGAGATACTGGATCTGGCTGTGAAGGCCGGCTGCTGGTATGTATATCAGGCGATATTTGACACCTCTGACCATATAAGAAATCGTGTGAAGCGGCTTCAGGAGCGCGGCATAGGGGTTGAGGGCACGATAATCCTCGGTATGGATAATCACGATGAGGATTATATTAAAAGGCTTGTGGATTTCCTCCTTGAGATAAATCTTGACCTTGCCGAGTTTACCATTCTGACTCCTTTCCCGCACACTCCCATAAGGAAGACACTGGAAGACGAAGGAAGGTTGCTTCACAATGACTGGGTACATTACACAGGCGGAGAGGTGGTCTTTAAGCCGGCACTGATGAGCGTAGATAAACTGCAGGAGATGTATTATTATGCATGGAATACCTTTTACAAAGACTGCAGTCAGGAAGTAAGGATGGCACAGCTTTTTTTAAAGGTGCTCGAAAAGGAAAAGGCAGAAGGCACATATAAGCGGACGAGACTCAGGGGCGATGGCTGGAAGGGGAATAAAAAAGGAGAGAGATCCGAATGA
- a CDS encoding beta-ketoacyl-[acyl-carrier-protein] synthase family protein has product MESRRIPENIIKVVAVASDMITPYGNGTDACWENILAGRTAISKLRRFDASAFQSEYAATIEGLEYLGKNSLVEQMLVSLFEKYKEAIPDDASLIVASTKGEIDLLEKKILKGQNNIQGNSQSVFLEKVSSIAGTKDKGMIISAACSSAAAAVAGACAMIKCGRTECVLVIACDSVTEFVFSGFSSLMALDKFSAMPFDKNRNGLSVGEAAAFVLLMSEARARKENREITGEVLGWGLSDDANHMTGPARGSEGLILALKKTLLSAGADDKDIGFISAHGTGTVYNDSMEMRAFKAVFTDKKPVYSIKGGIGHTMAASGLVEMIIAMRALRDGKVPPTVNLKEADMDAEGWVSTSERLIPDNSIGVMTNAGFGGINAALVLG; this is encoded by the coding sequence GTGGAGAGCAGGCGAATTCCAGAAAACATAATAAAGGTTGTTGCTGTTGCCAGTGACATGATCACACCATATGGCAATGGTACAGATGCCTGCTGGGAAAATATCCTTGCAGGCCGGACAGCTATCTCAAAATTAAGAAGATTTGATGCGAGTGCATTTCAATCAGAATATGCGGCGACTATAGAAGGGCTTGAGTATCTTGGAAAAAACTCATTGGTTGAGCAGATGCTCGTTTCTTTATTCGAGAAGTATAAGGAAGCAATCCCTGATGACGCCAGTCTTATAGTTGCTTCAACAAAAGGTGAGATAGACCTTTTGGAAAAGAAGATACTGAAAGGCCAAAACAATATTCAGGGAAACAGCCAGTCCGTTTTTCTCGAAAAGGTCTCTTCAATTGCAGGCACAAAGGATAAAGGGATGATTATTTCAGCTGCCTGCTCCTCTGCAGCAGCAGCAGTTGCCGGGGCTTGTGCAATGATAAAATGCGGAAGAACGGAATGCGTGCTTGTTATTGCATGTGACAGTGTGACTGAATTTGTCTTTTCAGGTTTTTCTTCACTCATGGCGCTTGATAAGTTTTCAGCTATGCCTTTTGATAAAAACAGAAACGGATTGAGCGTTGGAGAGGCTGCTGCTTTTGTGCTGCTTATGAGCGAAGCGAGGGCCCGCAAGGAAAACAGAGAGATAACAGGTGAGGTGCTCGGATGGGGATTGAGCGATGATGCCAACCATATGACCGGGCCTGCACGCGGCAGCGAGGGATTGATATTAGCTTTAAAAAAAACTCTGTTGTCTGCCGGCGCTGATGATAAAGATATTGGTTTCATCTCTGCCCATGGGACAGGCACGGTTTATAATGACTCGATGGAGATGAGGGCCTTTAAGGCTGTATTCACAGATAAAAAGCCGGTATATTCTATTAAAGGAGGAATAGGCCATACTATGGCTGCTTCCGGTCTTGTTGAGATGATAATTGCGATGCGGGCGCTGAGAGATGGAAAAGTACCTCCTACTGTGAATTTAAAAGAAGCTGACATGGATGCTGAAGGATGGGTTTCAACCAGTGAGCGTTTGATACCTGATAATTCAATCGGTGTTATGACTAATGCTGGTTTTGGCGGAATAAATGCTGCTTTGGTGTTAGGATGA
- a CDS encoding acyl-CoA thioesterase — protein sequence MRPRKRKSYFETGDDAPAPIVAERLRRVHFSEADPMGIVWYGRYPLYFEEAAELLGRICGLTYKEFYETGLRAPIVELHIDYYRSLFLDEEFIARASLIWHEGARLNTEYGLYKMDGTLAVSGYTVQLLTDAKTGEACIVLPALLERCHNRWRAGEFQKT from the coding sequence ATGAGACCGAGAAAGAGAAAGTCTTATTTTGAAACAGGCGATGACGCACCTGCCCCTATTGTTGCTGAGCGCCTGAGGCGCGTTCATTTCAGCGAAGCTGATCCTATGGGCATTGTCTGGTACGGAAGGTACCCTTTATACTTTGAAGAAGCTGCTGAGCTGTTGGGTAGGATATGCGGGCTTACATATAAGGAATTCTACGAGACAGGATTGCGCGCCCCGATAGTCGAATTACATATAGATTACTACCGGTCCCTTTTTCTTGACGAGGAGTTTATTGCCAGGGCCTCACTGATCTGGCATGAAGGCGCCAGGCTGAATACGGAATATGGTCTTTACAAAATGGACGGGACCCTTGCTGTGTCAGGATATACTGTGCAATTATTGACCGATGCAAAAACCGGGGAGGCATGCATAGTCTTACCCGCATTACTGGAGAGGTGCCATAACAGGTGGAGAGCAGGCGAATTCCAGAAAACATAA
- a CDS encoding DUF3261 domain-containing protein, giving the protein MSLMSLVGRAVILCILFLIIGCESISFQKELDQSYASVDPAAVRERFKGSLPERSRLLNTIVFEYNLRTFSGIGFIDVDTAKRTCTLACINQMGMKLFEISIDKDSINTSFALSEFTSKGNFTKAVGEDIKRISFDLVPSDWAEATKEKFAVVFRQKEGEGTAEYVFSGQDQYLKEKTYYENGSPVWRVSFYEYQSRDGKIYPGGTILKNYKYGYRLIVRLKEISD; this is encoded by the coding sequence ATGAGCTTAATGTCATTAGTTGGGAGAGCTGTAATTCTCTGCATTCTGTTCCTCATAATCGGGTGCGAGAGCATTTCGTTTCAGAAAGAGCTTGATCAGTCTTATGCCTCCGTTGATCCTGCTGCTGTAAGAGAAAGGTTTAAAGGCAGTCTTCCTGAGCGCTCCCGTTTGCTAAACACAATTGTCTTTGAGTATAATTTGAGGACATTTTCCGGCATAGGATTTATAGATGTTGATACCGCGAAAAGGACCTGTACCCTTGCCTGTATAAACCAGATGGGAATGAAGCTTTTCGAAATATCAATTGACAAGGACAGTATAAATACCAGCTTTGCCCTTTCGGAATTTACTTCAAAGGGCAACTTTACAAAGGCGGTAGGTGAAGATATCAAACGTATATCTTTTGACCTGGTTCCCTCAGACTGGGCTGAAGCAACAAAGGAGAAATTCGCTGTTGTCTTCAGGCAGAAAGAAGGAGAAGGGACAGCTGAATATGTTTTCTCAGGACAGGACCAATATTTAAAGGAAAAAACATATTATGAGAACGGGAGCCCTGTATGGCGGGTTTCTTTTTATGAATATCAAAGCAGGGACGGCAAGATATATCCTGGCGGGACTATTTTAAAGAATTATAAATACGGCTACAGACTGATAGTAAGACTAAAGGAAATCTCGGATTGA